Proteins from a single region of Juglans microcarpa x Juglans regia isolate MS1-56 chromosome 5S, Jm3101_v1.0, whole genome shotgun sequence:
- the LOC121268653 gene encoding lysine-specific demethylase JMJ18-like encodes MEQLKLTAEFHVKEITARWDPVHACRPIIDEAPVFYPTIEEFEDTLGYITKIRPKAEPYGICRIVPPSSWIPPCPLKERDIWDHVKFSTRIQQVDLLQNREPMRKKGRGRKRKRRKHSRMGTSRGRTNSDSEANVAFESDEKFGFQSGSDFTLADFQRYADAFKKCYFGLKGAKEDLNSSETEEKKGRDLSVEDIEGEYWRIVEQPTDEVEVYYGADLETGAFGSGFPKVSSVVSKIDSDRYAMSGWNLNNLPRLPGSVLSFEESDISGVLVPWLYVGMCFSSFCWHVEDHHLYSLNYLHWGEPKMWYGVPGSHASTLENAMRKHLPDLFEEQPDLLNELVTQLSPSVLRSEGVPVYRAVQHSGEFILTFPRAYHSGFNCGFNCAEAVNVAPVDWLVHGQTAVELYSEQCRKTSISHDKLLLGSAQEAVHALWELSIMGKETAKNLRWKGLCGKDGVLTNAVKTRVRMEKERLDNLHSQLKLQKMERDFDVEKERECSSCYYDLHLSAASCKCSPDQFSCLKHANHFCSCEIDNRFVLLRYSMSELNTLVDALEGSVDAIKVWASDARKAICVAKPDIKSDTYGTKSYDQKESLSFCLEAEEKLNLNVPCTSYSHRFSEVIQSESQHGSCSVCTSHMSIDSQNKIMNDKTVVMNGEGKVEQDCCIDLNLNIMCDDHESGLLRISDSHNSKAVTNGETSMSNCKQKNVDSSYSVREPVKVQHDSIYNPSVSQVLTSRDYPSCLRGIKHTGSVVGNKLFGVDLLSLHPHSEVPSDRSLETGIADTFFNGSYPIQQLDLCVEPINLGTLMFGRLWCSKQAIFPKGYRTRVKFFSVLNPTKICNYISEVLDAGFLGPLFKVTLEESPSETFTNFSAEKCWEMVLQRINHEIIQKSSLGERGQPSLQPLQSVNGLEMFGFLSPRIIQAIEALDPNHQCVEYWNHRCMVPVTLDANKYSWTLSSCTEDRKEKT; translated from the exons ATGGAACAGTTAAAATTGACTGCAGAATTTCATGTCAAAGAG ATAACAGCTAGATGGGATCCAGTTCATGCATGCCGACCTATCATTGATGAAGCACCTGTATTTTACCCAACTATCGAG GAATTTGAAGATACACTTGGTTACATAACAAAAATACGCCCAAAGGCAGAACCATATGGCATATGTCGGATTGTTCCTCCATCTTCTTGGATTCCACCCTGTCCTCTTAAGGAGAGAGATATATGGGACCATGTTAAATTTTCTACGCGGATTCAGCAAGTTGACTTGCTTCAAAATAGGGAACCCATGAGAAAGAAAGGTAGAGGCAGGAAGCGAAAACGAAGAAAGCACTCAAGAATGGGAACCAGCAGGGGACGCACAAATTCTGATTCAGAAGCTAATGTTGCTTTTGAGAGTGATGAGAAGTTTGGATTTCAATCAGGATCAGACTTCACACTTGCAGATTTTCAGAGATATGCTGATGCTTTTAAGAAGTGCTATTTTGGGTTAAAGGGTGCTAAAGAGGACTTAAATTCTAGTGAAACTGAAGAGAAAAAAGGACGGGACCTCTCTGTGGAGGATATTGAAGGTGAATACTGGCGGATAGTAGAGCAACCAACAGATGAGGTTGAG GTATACTATGGGGCTGACTTGGAAACAGGAGCATTTGGAAGTGGGTTTCCCAAGGTATCTTCTGTGGTATCCAAAATCGACTCAGATCGATATGCGATGTCTGGTTGGAATCTGAATAACCTACCACGCCTGCCAGGTTCTGTACTAAGTTTTGAAGAAAGTGATATCTCAGGAGTTCTAGTGCCATGGCTCTATGTTGGGATgtgcttttcttctttctgttgG CATGTTGAGGACCATCACCTTTATTCGCTAAACTATCTACACTGGGGTGAACCTAAGATGTGGTATGGAGTACCTGGAAGCCATGCTTCCACTTTGGAAAATGCAATGAGAAAGCATTTACCTGATTTATTTGAAGAACAGCCAGATTTACTTAATGAACTG GTCACTCAGCTATCTCCTTCGGTTCTAAGATCTGAGGGTGTACCAGTATATCGGGCTGTTCAGCATTCTGGTGAATTCATTCTTACCTTTCCAAGGGCATACCACTCTGGATTTAATTGTGGTTTCAACTGTGCGGAGGCAGTGAATGTGGCCCCCGTTGATTGGTTAGTGCATGGTCAGACTGCAGTGGAGCTTTATAGTGAGCAGTGTCGGAAGACATCGATTTCCCATGACAAATTGCTATTAGGGTCTGCTCAGGAAGCTGTACATGCCCTTTGGGAACTATCCATTATGGGAAAGGAAACTGCCAAAAATTTGAGATGGAAAGGTCTTTGTGGGAAAGATGGGGTACTGACCAATGCAGTCAAG ACAAGGGTACGGATGGAAAAGGAAAGACTAGATAATCTTCATAGTCAATTGAAGTTGCAAAAGATGGAAAGGGACTTCGAtgtggagaaagagagagaatgctCATCTTGCTATTATGACTTGCACCTATCTGCTGCCAGCTGCAAGTGTTCACCTGATCAGTTTTCATGTCTTAAACATGCCAACCATTTCTGTTCATGTGAAATAGACAATAGATTTGTGCTTCTGCGCTACTCTATGAGTGAGTTGAATACACTGGTTGACGCATTGGAAGGAAGCGTGGATGCAATAAAAGTATGGGCATCAGATGCTAGAAAGGCTATCTGTGTAGCTAAACCAGATATTAAAAGTGACACATATGGAACCAAGTCTTATGATCAAAAGGAAAGTTTATCTTTTTGCCTGGAAGCTGAAGAGAAATTAAACTTAAATGTGCCCTGCACTTCATATAGCCATCGTTTTTCGGAAGTTATCCAGTCAGAATCTCAGCATGGATCATGTAGTGTATGCACATCTCATATGAGTATAGATAGTCAAAATAAGATCATGAATGACAAAACTGTAGTCATGAACGGTGAAGGTAAGGTGGAACAGGATTGCTGTATTGATTTGAACCTCAACATTATGTGTGATGACCATGAAAGTGGGCTGCTACGTATATCGGATAGCCATAATAGCAAGGCTGTCACAAATGGGGAGACCTCTATGTCAAATTGTaaacaaaaaaatgttgatAGTTCATATTCAGTGAGAGAACCAGTTAAAGTGCAACATGATAGCATCTACAATCCATCTGTTTCACAAGTTCTTACAAGCAGAGATTATCCTTCATGTTTGAGAGGTATTAAGCATACTGGTTCAGTTGTTGGTAACAAGCTGTTTGGGGTTGATCTTTTATCTTTGCATCCACATTCCGAAGTGCCATCAGACAGATCTTTAGAAACAGGAATTGCGGATACTTTTTTCAATGGTAGTTATCCAATACAACAGTTAGATCTGTGTGTTGAGCCTATAAATCTTGGGACTCTCATGTTTGGCAGGCTTTGGTGCAGTAAGCAGGCCATATTCCCAAAAG GATATAGGACCCGTGTAAAGTTTTTTAGCGTGCTCAATCCAAcaaaaatttgtaattacataTCAGAAGTCCTTGATGCTGGCTTTCTCGGGCCATTGTTTAAG GTTACTTTAGAAGAATCTCCAAGTGAGACATTCACAAACTTCTCAGCAGAAAAGTGCTGGGAAATGGTGCTCCAGAGGATAAACCACGAAATTATACAAAAGAGCAGCCTAGGGGAACGGGGACAGCCCTCTTTGCAGCCTTTGCAGAGTGTTAATGGGCTTGAAATGTTTGGGTTTCTCTCTCCACGGATTATTCAG GCTATTGAGGCTCTTGATCCCAATCATCAATGTGTGGAGTACTGGAATCACAGATGCATGGTACCCGTGACTTTGGATGCCAATAAGTACTCTTGGACATTGAGTTCCTGTACAGAAGACAGGAAGGAAAAAACTTAG